Genomic window (Melioribacteraceae bacterium):
AATGATACAGCCCCTATTATTTGCATTTTCTACAGGTGATAAAATTGATAACGGTGAATTGAGTGGAAAAGTCTATTCTGATAAATCGGATGATATCATGATTTACGCTTACGGTTCTCAAAATAAATTTGATTTCTCAAATGATAAACCGGATTATATTTCCCAGGTAGGATTAGACGGTAGCTACAAGTTGCTGGGGCTAAGAGCTGATACTTATAGAGTGTTGGCTGTGCGGGACAAACTTCAGGACCTGATGATTGATTTAGATACTGATGAATTTGGGATTCAATTCAAGAATGTAGTACTCGATACGGTTTTTAACATAATAGAAAATGTAGATTTTTTTATAACAAAATTAGATACAATCGCTCCAAAAATTACTCAAGCATTTATGAAAGATAGGAACCATCTCTTTATTGAGTTTAATGAACCTGTTGATAGTTCTAAAATAAATATTGAAAATTTTTATCTGTATGATTCAACATCGAACAAAAGGATTTCTCCTAAATACTTTTATAAGTCAGATCAGAAGCAGAACCAATATATTTTAGCGATATCTGATTCATTCGAAGGGGGTAGGACTTATTATTGTCACGCGGAGAATATCCCCGATATAAATAACAATATTAATAAGAAGGAGAGTATCGATTTCCTCCCAAAACTCGATCCAGATACCTTAGGTATTAAAATTGAATCTATTGCCGGAACTTTACCTGATAAAAAGATTGATTACATTGACGCTCAGTTCCTAATTAAATTTAATGATGGAGTGAATACCGATTCAGTTAGAGAAGCGATAAATATATTTGATGAAAAGAATACACGACTGGAATTTGAATCTTTCAAGAAAGATGACACGAATTATCTTTTTAAAATTAAAAATAGATTAAAGCAAAATTCAGAATATACAGTTAAAGTGGATGCATCATTACTCATGGATGCCGCGGGTAATATGGTTGATACAGTTTATACAAATAAAATATCAACCAGCAATGAATTGGAGTACAGCGGTGTTTCGGGTGCAATTGATTCTGGTGATGAGGATGAAATGGTTATACTCAATAATGTAAATACAAAGGAAATATTATATACTCAAAAAGTAACTTCACAGAAAAAATTTAATTTTGGAAAAATATTACCGGGCAAATATATATTGTGGGTTTTCAAAGATAAAAATAATAATGGTAAATATGATTTCGGGACAATTACGCCATTTAAATACTCCGAAGAGTTCACGTTCTACCCAGACACAATTAAAGCGCTAGCGCGATGGCCGGTAGGGGATATTCTCTTAAAGAAAAAAAAATAGAATTGTTTAGTTATATAAGTAATACTTCTTTGAAATATTTCTGAATGATTCTATATCTCGTGCAAAGTATCTTTTTATGTCGGCTACACGCCATCTTTTGGTAAAAGCTTGTCTAATATTTTTTGAACCTAATACCATATCAAACATTTTTAGTCGAGCATTCGTGGCGAGTTTAAAAATGTCTTTATCGGGATACAATTTTTTGTTTACCTGCATAAAATAAAATTGCATCTCCGTCAGATTAACTTTTTCGAAATCAGTAATGTGAATCTGAACCCCATTTAAAACAACATCCTTCCAAACGCCGTAATATGGCTTGTATGAGATTGGTCTAAAAATTACTCCCGGTAAATTTAAGGCATTCATCTGTTCAGCTAATAATTCTTCGTTAATCCACTCGGCAGCAAAAGTTTGAAATGAAAGAGTAAATGTGATTCCTATTCCAACAGTTACAAGTTCACCAAGAATTCCAGACGCTACAAGATAAAATGGAGTTTCATGATGCGGAACATTTGGGGAAGTAGGTACCCAGAGTAATCCGGTATCGCCAAAAATCATATTTCTTTTCCATCCATCCATTTTTACAACGTGCAAATCACATTTCATTCTATTTGTCAACATTCTTTCTTCATTTAACATCAAAGCTAATTCACCACAAGTCAATCCGTACACATAAGGAATCTTAAACTTGCAAACAAAGCTTAGCATTTCCTCATCAGGTAGGTTCCCTTCAATTTTTAGACCGCCTAATGGATTAGGTCTATCCAGTACAATCAATTTTTTAGAAAACTCCGCTGCGGCTTCCATACAATTTCCTAAAGTGCTAATGTAGGTATATGACCGGCAACCTATATCCTGAATATCATAAACAAGAATATCGATTTCATCCATCATTTCTTTTGTAGGTTTTTGAGTATTACCATATAAAGAATAAAATTTAATATTATTTGCCGCATCGATAGAATCGCTGAATTTTTGCCCGGCGCCTATAGTACCTTTAACACCATGTTCTGGTGAAAATACGGCAACTAAATTTATAGCTTTATTTTCTTTGAATATTTTTAGGGTAGAAACGAGTTTAGAATTTACCCCGGTATGATTAGTTATTAATCCAACTCTTTTTCCAAGAAGAATCTCAAAATTATTTTCAGTGAGTATATCGATACCAAGCTTAACTTTTGGTTGGGCGGTTAAAATAATGGATATCAGTAAAAGGAAAAATGTTTTTATCATTTAGAATTTATCTCTTTGATTAGGCTGTCATTGATTTTTTTACATTCCGAAATCACTTCTTCTAATAAAATTTCATTTTTTTTGAGAATCTCGGCAGCAATTGTTTGGTTTGCTAGTGATTTGCAATTAATCAAAATATTAAGATAAGCCGACTTTGCCGATGCTTCTGTAAGTGCTATTGCCACTCCTGCATCAGATAATGAATTTTTGTTACCTTTCAGCGAAATTGTACTGAGGTAGGGTAGTATCTCCTGACAATTTTTTAGAACCTCCGATGGAATTTCGGCAGCGTTTAGTGTGGCGTGTTCAATTTGAGCGGCGCGAATATTTTGTTGCGTCTCATTCTCTTTTTGCATTTTAAATGCACTCATTACTTCTTCAAATGCCTCATTATCTAACTTTGATAATCTAAAGAATAAATCCCTATAGGCTAAAAGTTTTTCTTTAACTCTTATGAGTTCTGTTTCAACATCAGCATATTTTTTTTTGCCGATTGTTAAATTGCAAACCATCGTGCCTAAACTTGTAGCTAAAGCTCCGCATACGGCTGCTACATTTCCTCCGCCAGGAGTTGGAGATTCGGATGAAAGCTCATCAAAATATTCTTGAACAGTCTTTGTTAATTCCATGGTGAATTATTTCTCCATTAATTAAATCATAAATTCAATTATTTTCTGATCGGGATTAAATTGATGCAAGTCATTCAAGCCAAGATTTTCTATTGCCGCATCAATTAATTTTTGTTCATTATTTTCTTTATTGCTGGTATAAAATTTACCAGCTTGAAGCAATGATTCAAGGGGAAGAAGACCAACTATTTCACTTCCAGTGAC
Coding sequences:
- a CDS encoding Ig-like domain-containing protein, translating into MAKNQKFSILIICALLLSCANQQSPGGGEIDKIPPGIIEFTPGNGTVNYTEDYFEISFSEYVDKRSAQEAIFVSPNVARGFEYDWSGRTLRVYFKEKLKENTTYTITIGTGVADVNNQNKMIQPLLFAFSTGDKIDNGELSGKVYSDKSDDIMIYAYGSQNKFDFSNDKPDYISQVGLDGSYKLLGLRADTYRVLAVRDKLQDLMIDLDTDEFGIQFKNVVLDTVFNIIENVDFFITKLDTIAPKITQAFMKDRNHLFIEFNEPVDSSKINIENFYLYDSTSNKRISPKYFYKSDQKQNQYILAISDSFEGGRTYYCHAENIPDINNNINKKESIDFLPKLDPDTLGIKIESIAGTLPDKKIDYIDAQFLIKFNDGVNTDSVREAINIFDEKNTRLEFESFKKDDTNYLFKIKNRLKQNSEYTVKVDASLLMDAAGNMVDTVYTNKISTSNELEYSGVSGAIDSGDEDEMVILNNVNTKEILYTQKVTSQKKFNFGKILPGKYILWVFKDKNNNGKYDFGTITPFKYSEEFTFYPDTIKALARWPVGDILLKKKK
- a CDS encoding DUF1343 domain-containing protein, with the translated sequence MIKTFFLLLISIILTAQPKVKLGIDILTENNFEILLGKRVGLITNHTGVNSKLVSTLKIFKENKAINLVAVFSPEHGVKGTIGAGQKFSDSIDAANNIKFYSLYGNTQKPTKEMMDEIDILVYDIQDIGCRSYTYISTLGNCMEAAAEFSKKLIVLDRPNPLGGLKIEGNLPDEEMLSFVCKFKIPYVYGLTCGELALMLNEERMLTNRMKCDLHVVKMDGWKRNMIFGDTGLLWVPTSPNVPHHETPFYLVASGILGELVTVGIGITFTLSFQTFAAEWINEELLAEQMNALNLPGVIFRPISYKPYYGVWKDVVLNGVQIHITDFEKVNLTEMQFYFMQVNKKLYPDKDIFKLATNARLKMFDMVLGSKNIRQAFTKRWRVADIKRYFARDIESFRNISKKYYLYN
- a CDS encoding cyclodeaminase/cyclohydrolase family protein; the encoded protein is MELTKTVQEYFDELSSESPTPGGGNVAAVCGALATSLGTMVCNLTIGKKKYADVETELIRVKEKLLAYRDLFFRLSKLDNEAFEEVMSAFKMQKENETQQNIRAAQIEHATLNAAEIPSEVLKNCQEILPYLSTISLKGNKNSLSDAGVAIALTEASAKSAYLNILINCKSLANQTIAAEILKKNEILLEEVISECKKINDSLIKEINSK